DNA sequence from the Candida dubliniensis CD36 chromosome 5, complete sequence genome:
AAAGCattttaaatttgttgCCTGATTCTCAAAACGAATTGGTTGCTGAAATGTTTATAAATGATCCTCATATCAATAGACCACAAACAAATGGTGGTGGCAATTCCAAACTTATAACTGCTTCACAAAAACATaaagatcaattgaaaactttaatGGATCAATTAGAATCAACTGAACCTCATTTTGTTCGTTGTATATTACCAAATCTAGAGAAACGAGCCaacaaatttgataaaaatttgGTGCTTGGTCAATTAAGATGTAATGGGGTTTTGGAAGGTATTAGAATCACTAGAGCAGGATACCCCAATCGAATGATGTTTGATGAATTCATTCAACGgtattcaattatttgtgATAATGAACTTTCTTCATCACAGGCTAGAACTAATTGtgaaataattttaaaatatgTCAAATTAAACCCTGAAGATTTTAAAGTTGGTCTCACcaagatttttttcaaaaatggtATATTGGGgaaattggaaataatTCGTGATTTAGCATTGAAGAATATTTTCACTGATTTGCAAAAAGTTATAAGAGGTAATTTAACCAGgttaattttgaaacaaaaaatcaaagaaattcAATCAGCACAAATCATTTCAAGAACTATGGTGACTTTGgatgaaatcaaatctaATAGCCCTTGGATGACGTTGTTTTTCCATGTAAAGCCATTACTTGAAGATTCTGTTAAAGTATTAGATTCTAAAAAATTACAAGAGAATTTACAAACTTTAACTGTGAAATTGAAGGATTCAGAAAAACTTACAAAAGGACTTGAAATGGATAATGAAAAACTACGAGAACAAATGAACACTTTACAGGATGAAATGATTAATATCACTTCAATTGCAAAGGAAAAAGATGATAAATTGTCTCAATTGAGATTAACggaaaacaaatcaaaacacAGAATTGAAACTTTGGAAATCAAGTTGAAAGATTTTGAGAAGCAAAATcaagatttaattaatgaacaCGAAAAGTTAACTCGTCGTTCTTTAGAACTTCATGATAAGCATAACGAGaaagttgaagaattaaacTCTTTGAATAAACTACATGATGCGGCTCAATCGGAATTGTCTaatttaaaacaacaattgaaggaaataacaaaattaaaacaagatCATAGTAAggaattgttgaaatttaaacaaatgCACGATAAACTGATTGAGGattcaaatgaaaaaatgCAACGATTGGAAagtttgaataaaaaattaaaagcaGATTTGAATTCAAGTAAAGATGAGATTCTGAATGAACATGgaaaattacaaaatgaaattatcaaattgaaagaattatgCAGTGATTATGAAAGAAAGCAAAAAGATTCTCAACGCACTATTGATTCATtacaaattcaattgaaaaaagatgaagattACAAGTCCAaatatgatttgaaaattgaagaagcCAAAGAGAAAGTTACTTTGTTGAAAGGCAAAGTTGAGAAAAAATCTcaagaaattgatcaatataaATCTGAGAttaaaaacttgaaaacGGAACTTGCTAGTAGTAATTCTAAAATCACTCAATTGGATAAATCTACAAAGGAATTAGCAGTTTTGAAATCCAAGGAATCAAAGtatattgaagaaatggAATCTaccaaacaacaattatcgaaaaaaattgaagagTACAGTTCAATTGAAACCGATTATAATAGATTGCAAAtagaattgaaacaaatgaaacaaaCTAATACGGAGTATGGCACAAGAATAGCTGAATTGAATTCCCAATTGAGCCAAGTCACTGAAGAAGCCAAAtctaaagaaattgaaaaggaAAACCAACCACCAAACCCTCAATTTATGGAAGAATTCACTcatatgaaattgaaagtgAATGAACAGACAGCATCTttgagaaaagaaaagtttgaaaataagaaattaCTGGAGGAATTACAAATGTTGAAAGAACGAATTATGAATGGGTCTTTAACTAGTATGGACTTGACACCAAAGAGAAGATCTTTGGCTATTGGTGATAAATCAATGATCACTAACACTGTGgattcttttaataaagagattgaaaacttgaaatttcaattacaacaagaacaaggTAATTTCCAACGAGCAGAGAATTATGCAATTGAAttacaaaagaaattgaataaattattgaCAACAAGAGGATTGAATACTAATACTGATTATGAGAAGAAGTTTTATGAATCACAAAAGAGAATAACACAATTGGAAAGTAAAATTGGGAAACTACTTGCCAATTCGGGTGGGGATTATGATGATACTGATATTGATGgcaatgatgatgattggGAATTGCGTTCATCCACTGGTGTTggtggaggtggtggtggtgggggGAGTACTTCTTCCTCAGCTAGAAACTCGTTAGTGAAAAGTGAAAGTATAACTGCATTCCATAATATGCGTGGAGTTTCTCAAGACtatattcaaatatatCAAGATATAACTAAGACCTTAAAATCCACCagagaagaattgaatgcTTCAAAAACGGAAATTTTAAGATTGAAAGCATTGTTACGTGAATCAGAAGATGAATTGTATCAAGTTAAACAAGAGAATTATAAAGCCAGTGTTCATGATTATGAACAGGATTTAGCTCAATTGAAGGTTAAACATGAAACTTTGTTGTCACGAAATAAGGATATCAATGAGAGTTTGGAAATATACAAGAAACGGTCCGATGAGTATTATAAGAAACTAGAATTAGCTGAATCGGCCATTGTAATTTCTAAGCGACACGAAGAACAAGCGACtaaagaaatgaaagaatCCAAAAGTCAATTGTTATTGGTTAGGGAAGAATTAAGAACTTCTCTGATTTTGATTAAAGATTTCAGAATTAAAGTTGGTAATTTAGAGGCAACAATTGAAGagaaaaatcatcaattagaTTCAAATAAAGAGGAACTCAAACAATTACAAGACAAATTGAACtatcatttaaaaaattttgaaaacaaagaaCTCAATGAAAAactaaaagaagaaatcaagAACTTGAATAGAGATTTAGATTTTAAAACTGATATTGAGACtaaattaatcaaagaaaataagaaattaCAATTGGATTATGAAGATATTTTATTggttaaaaataatttacaaaatgaggttgaagaattgattcTTCAAGAAGagaaattacaaaataaaattgatgaattaaccAATACTAATCGacaattggaaaatgagaaattgataaatgaaCGAAAGATAGTCAATTGTACCAAACAGATTTCTGGGttaaaagaattggttGATGAGATTTCTATTGAAAGagataaattattgaaagataaagatattttaCAAAATGATTTACAAAACATGACAactaaatttgattcaacaaCTACTGAATTAAAACAAGCTCATGGAGAATTagattttttgaaaaaacatTTAGAAATTCAACGAGAAGATTCTGAGGCAATTAAAACAGAATTAAATCAACTGAAAATGTCTACTAGTTTTGATATTCGagatcaacaaaaattaagaaatgaattattagtgacaaaggaagaaaattttAGTCTTTCCAAAACtaataaagaattgaatcttAAAGTTTCTGATTTAGAAGATAAATTATACAGTAATgaacaattaaaatattgGGAATCAAAAGTTGATACATTATCCAAGGCATTAGATGGAgcattaaatgaaaaacatGAATCtgataaaataattaaagatttacaacgaacaataaaacaattggaaattaGAGTAGAAAATGAATCACAATTGAGTAAACGttataatgatgaaaattttgattatcaaaataaaattaatcatTATAAAAGTacaattgatataattcataatgaaaatattgaaaaagatttacaattgaaatcaattcaaagagaaaatattgaaatgaaagaatCAATGTTAATGTTACAAAAAGAAGTTTTAGAATTACGTGAACGATTACAAGTTTAACAAGTTTAAAAActtgttaaaaaaaaaaaagactttagaaatatatatacatatacatCAATACCATGTAATATCTATTTATCTATCTATGTACATCTATTATCGCAAGAATGGTTATTCCACTAGGAGACTTGATCTCCTAAAGCCAACGactttttttctcttttgtaTTTTGATTACTGAAATCTCTTGGTTCAGTGATTTCTGGACCTTTAAAGTTACCTAACCCATATTTTCGAAGGATAAATTCAACATCACCAAAAGCTTCTCTTTCTCCTTGCATAACAATTGATGGGAGACCTGAACTTGTGCCACTATTAGAAGTTATAACGTTACCAGTCAATACTTTTTCTGCAAcattttgtaaatctttTATAGTTAAACgattaattttatcaaccatttcatcaatagtaGTGATTTTCCCTTGACATTGAATTTGACGACCCAAATCTTCTAATCTAGCCAATTTACTTTCCacattcatcaataatgaactgatcaattgatttttagCACGTTGAACCTCTTTTGAATTCATTCCACCTTGGGATTCTTCAATAACTAACAATTGACTCAATTCATGAGCAATAATTTGTGATGAAACATGTGCAGCTTCTGGGACTAAAGATAAAGTTATACCAAAAATACCACTATCAATATAAGAATGATTAAAACTCATACAATTCTCAACAAATGGATACTTGTTTAATACTTGAGTATATAATCTTGAAAACATCCCCTTACCTGGACCTCCAGCGGAAAATGATGAACCACCGcctaataatttttgtaaagTTGCTAATGcatataaatcatcatttaaaaGTCCAGTTGTTTCAAAACCAATTTGAATATGATATAATTCGGGTAAATTGGCATATAATGGTGGAGTATAAGGTAATGAAATTTCACCACCAGtataatttttgattcctaaatttggttttgttgtagttttattttcccaatcaccaaaattttccataattaattttaatgcATACTCATGAGGTACACCAACCATGGCAATAACAGTATTTTGTGGTTGGAAaaacttattattataattgaCAATGTCAGATTTAGATACTAAAGGTATTCTTTCCTGTGGGATAAATAATGGCAATCCTAAagtattttctttatacGCCACAGTATGTAATTCTTCCGGTAAATATAAATCTGATTTATATGCCAATTCTGCTACTTCATATTCAGCAGTCTGTAATGCTTCTTGGAATTCTTGATCACTGAAAGTAGGATATCTAATAGTTTGCCCAATCATTCCAACCATCttatcaatatctttattaAAAACAGATGCCTGATAAATCATTGATTCTCTTTGACCAGAACTCATATAATTACCACCCAATTTCGATAAATTTTCCAACATTTGTTGTCCAGTAAAATCTTCTGTTGATTTCCATGATAATCTATCACGCAAGTAAGATAATCCAGGTGCCTTAGGATCTTCATATCTTGAACCTGCATCAATATATGCACCTACCGCACTGAAATGTCCTGGCGTTGAATCAGTAATTAATCGTAATCCATTGGCAAATGTTGTTAATTCAATGTGTGGTTGCAGTGATGCCGGAGTCGTAGTAGTAGTTATGGAATGATTATATCTTGGAAATGATAGTAAAGCTGTTGAAATGCTTTTATTTAGTTTCTTGGTTATTGTTCTTTTACTTAGCATTGATAGAGATGTCTTGAAACTGGGAAAAGAAGAGGTTAATTTTGGCTTAAGcagtgaaaaaaaaaaaagaaagaaagaaaaaaaaaaaaaactctcCAAACTGAATGTGTTATAGATCAATTGCTTATTATTCGTAAGAATTACACTACTAACATAAACTCAACTTTTCCAACAACCCACAATTCTATATTCTTAAAGAAATTAGTATACTATggtattgttgaaaatatcATGTAtctatttttgtttttgtttttgttttgtttttttttttgataattctgATGGATTCCTCTGTTAGTTATTGACTTGTGAATATAGATGAAACAAAATAGAGAGtcgaattttttttttttttattgcGGTGAGCTATTTATCCAATGGTAAAACTAAACTCAACTTTATCATAATCAGTTTGGATGATTTCTATAAGACAAAAAATAGCTTTGAATTGTTACTACattgattgttttaaaaaatattgtgataatcaattaaaataatttaagAAAGTATACAAACCAAATACATAAACACAGAAAAGTCCTTCTACAAACTTGACTTTTGGTTCATTGTAATAtccaacaaatcaaaaaagactctcattatttataaaaacTAATAACATCACTAACAAGTTGTTAGTGAAACcgaaaataataatggaaaaCATAATAGCGAAATAACAATTTctcaaaaatttaaattagaaattagaaattagaaaattgaaaaaaaaaaaaaggcacTATCTTGTAGCACCTTAAAATAACGACGGGGTATACCTAGATGATTTAGATGAATAAGACGAAAACAGTAGCTAAGAATCCGAACAACATAGTTTTACCGACAGAAACGTTAGATGAACCATTTTCATTGGCAGCAACAGTTGGACCTGAAGATGGAGTAGAACCAGTGGTTGATCCTGGTGATGTAACAACAGCAAGAGTGGTTTCTGGTTTAGGACCATTGCCGGAACCGTTGTCGGAACCGTTGTTAGAACCGTTGTCGGAACCGTGATCAGAACCGTTGTTAGAACCGTTGTCGGAACCGTTGTTAGAACCGTTGTTAGAACCGTTGTTAGAACCGTTGTCGGAACCGTGATCAGAACCGCTGTTAGAACTGTTGTCGGAACCGTGATCAGAACCGTTGTTAGAACTGTTGTCGGAACCGTGATCAGAACCGTTGTTAGAACTGTTGTTAGAACTGTTGTCGGAACCGTGATCAGAACCGTGATCAGAACCGTTGTTAGAACCGTTGTTAGAACCTTCATTTGAGTTGTCACCAGTGGCAACAGCTTCAGTAGTGGCAGCAACAGTAGAACATGGAACAGTGGTGAAATAAGTAATAACATCTTCGGAACACTTACTGTCTTTACAGTGAGTAACAGTTGCGGTGACAGTCAGTTTAGTGTAGACGGTGGATTTATTAGAATCATCAGTTGGTTGAGCATCAGTGTTAACACCTTCAGTAGAACATGGAACAGTGGTAAAGTAAGTAACAACATCTTCTGAACATTTGTTTTCGCTACAGTGAGTGATAGTAGCAGTGACAGTCAGCTTGGTGTAAACAGTAGATTTACCAGCATCAGAGCCATGTGGGAAAGTAGTGAAGGTAGTCAGTGAAGAACCAGATTGACGGACAATACCAGAATCAGTTTCAACAGAACCGTCGGAGTTGGTGGTAGTCCAGGTTGTAGTGTATTCAGAGGTTTGGTCACCTGGGAAGGTGCTGATAGTAGTGAGGGAAGAACCAGATTGACGAACAATACCAGAATCAGTTTCAACAGAACCATCAGGGTTAGTAGTAGTCCAGGTTGTAGTGTATTCAGATGTTCCATCATTAGGGAAAGTAGTAATAGTGGTAAGGGAAGAACCAGATTGATCAACGATACCAGAATCAGTTTCAACAGAACCGTCGGAGTTGGTGGTAGTCCAGGTTGTAGTGTATTCAGAGGTTTGGTCACCTGGGAAGGTGCTGATAGTAGTGAGGGAAGAACCAGATTGGTCAACGATACCGGAATCAGTTTCAACAGAACCGTCGGAGTTGGTGGTAGTCCAGGTTGTAGTGTATTCAGAGGTTTGATCACCTGGGAAGGTGCTGATAGTAGTGAGGGAAGAACCAGATTGGTCAACGATACCAGAATCAGTTTCAACAGAACCGTCGGAGTTGGTGGTAGTCCAAGTGGTGGTATATTCGGAAGTTGCACCAGATTCGgtggatgatgatggttcAGCAGTTGACGATTCTTCAGCAGATGATGATTCTTCAgcagatgatgatggttcAGCAGAAGATGATGGTTCAGCAGAAGATGATGGTTCAGCAGAAGATGATGGTTCAGCAGAAGATGATGGTTCAgcagatgatgatggttcagcagatgatgatggttcAGTAGAAGATGATGGTTCAgcagatgatgatggttcAGCAGAAGATGATGGTTCAGCAGAAGATGATGGTTCAgcagatgatgatggttcagcagatgatgatggttcAGCAGAAGATGATGGCTCAGCAGAAGATGATGGTTCAgcagatgatgatggttcAGCAGTTGATGATGGCTCAGCAGATGAAGACGAGCTTGGTGCATCTTCTGGAGTATCTGGAACTTTCTTACATTCTTGTTTACAGACATCAGGGATAGATCTTGATGGAATAGGACCAGAATAAGTAACAGCACCTTTGGGGGCATCAGGAATACCTGCACCATTGTCTGTAACAACACTGAACAAACTGGTAACATAACCAGTACCAATGTTAAAGCTTTGAGGAAGTAAACCGGCTCTTAATGTCAAAATACCAGTTTCAGTGTTGTACTCATAAGGAAGGTTGGATGCAGTTCCAGTCAATGGAAGAGTCAAACCAATTTTGTTACCTTCACCAAAACCATAGACATTGAATGTTTGATTGCTTGAAACAGCTTGAACAATCAAAGATGATTTGCTGTCAGCCAAATAGAAGCTTTGTGATTGAGAAATTGGAGTAAGAGCGTTGGAAATATAAATACTGGAATTTTCATCGGCAGTAATACAACCGGAACCTTCAACTTTAGTGTTTTGTCTGAAAACTTGGTTgtataaacaaatttgaCCATCATTAGTAATTGATTGACCAGCAGTTCCGATACTGAAAAGACCTGAACTTCTTTGGTTTTGAGAAGCAACAATTAAACCGTTGTTGGTCCATTTACGAGCGTAAAGATTGGAAACACTATTCCCAGCACCCGAAGAAGCAATATAGAATTCCCCATTGTTTGTGAATGAAGATCCACCAATGTTGTAGTTGGAAGTACTGGTTGACTTACGAGAGTCAAATGAAATGATACCATCGTTCAATACTGGGTCAATCAAACTAGCCAAGTTAACGTTAAGCGACAAAACAGGACCATTCAGTTTAATGTACAAGCCAGCATCAGAATCAACTTGTAACCCACCAGTGAAAGTAGTAAGGGAATTGTCGATCAAAGACCAGTAAGCACCAGAATGAATTCTGACATTACCATTGATGTTCTGAACTGTACCATGATCAACTCTGTTCAGAGTGATATCAACAGCAAGAATCGAATTAGCAAGTAATAAAAGTGTAACTGCAAGGTTGGGAATCATCTTTGTAATCCAGcaatggtgatgatgatagtAGCGAGTGAATGAAGATAtgaaatgatgatgaagtaaaaaaaaagtaaaagaGATTGCAAAATTTGACCAACTATTTGAAGAGACTTTATCCTCTatttataatcattttgaccattcaacaattgaaactgATGGTTTAAAACCCAatacttgaaaaaaaaaaaaaaaaaaaatggaagaATTGTATGCTTCATGGGTGGATGTGATGTAGACTACGAATATGATTCTCCAGTATTGCTGCTTCTGGTTTTgtctctctttctttttcatattAAAAGTTGCAAAAACCATTTTAGTACTCAGGAATAGACCATACTGAATTTGTTTTAACATTAGTTGCAGTTTTTAGTCATTTCGGATTTTAGTTGGTATAGGTTTGTGGTGTTAATAGTCTGTTCCCATTTTTGTAAAATCACGAGTACAGAATAGTAATCTGTATTGCTTTTTTTGCCAAGTATATTGGAAGAATTAATGTTTCTAATTGCTTGCCTTGGGTACTGGGATGTAACAGAATCTAATAGTATTATCATATAAGATGAAAGCAATCAAACAAATGTAGAACCTATTAGAATAATGTGATTATTGAATGTCATAAAAtctattttgtttattgttttatacCCGGTCAGCAAGTTTTTGGAAAGTTAGTCTTGGTTGTTCGGTCTAGAATTTAATTCCGAGACTAAGATTATACCAAACTTgttaaaaattttcactattaatttagatgaatattcttttaagaatgaaaattacttttcttcaattatcTTTAGATCTTAAACATTTGAATTCTCTTAAATCCTCTGGATGTGCTTGACTTGGgttacttttttttttttttttttttttttttttgatttgattcttGCTAATTGGTTGGCATCATTGGTCACAAactaaaatcaaatcaattcaaactCATTATTGATGAGCCATTAAGAATTTCAgcaaaacaacaatgataTTGAATGTTTCGTTTTCTATATAAGTGTGGTTGAATTGTTTGTAAGATTGAACCCAACTACTACTCAGAGACTAATTGACCACTAATTATTTCCtagtattttatttttttggaatgATACCCCCGCctattgttgtttgctTACGAACAAAGAATTTAACTATAAGGTGATCTAAATTCTAAATCTAGCGATCActataatttaaataatttcaaatctatTTCTAAAAAGTTCAAGTTTAATCTTTTCATGGTGTATCTACTAAAAATGAGAGCGGAGAATTTGTCCGAATTTActcttcttttgttttgttttggtttgttttgttttggtttgttCTGGTTCTATGTGGCACTTGAATGTCAAATACCCAAATAACTTAGATTAAACAATAAGAACAATTAATACCCTAACTTTGGATAAGAATTTCAATTGCTTTGTGTAGCAATCCACATACTAAATTGGTTATTGTCATGCACATGAAGAAATCCATCGAAATAGAAAGTAACTAAAAAGAATGAATGCAGGGAATAGAACACAT
Encoded proteins:
- a CDS encoding type II myosin heavy chain, putative (Similar to S. cerevisiae MYO1;~In S. cerevisiae: required for wild-type cytokinesis and cell separation) is translated as MVSSSRTNDNNHEDPIISKNWVWVPNQQDLFTKGYITDYLPNGKCKVNVVKGQEASHDSTIVVDQDKLENCNPVKFNKCEDMAELTHLNEPSVVYNLYLRYLDDLIYTYSGLFLVAINPYKSLPIYNQSILMKYHQYNNVTTNNNDYKSKNSQNLTSTNNTSNNNNKGQSPPHIFAVAESTFRNLLSNKKDQSILVTGESGAGKTENTKKIIQYLSSITSSNHGNKVDNNNIDTKILQANPILESFGNAKTIKNNNSSRFGKFIQIYFSNTGEISGANINYYLLEKSRVISQSNHERNYHIFYQFLKGYENLPSLGLNKDMSTYNYLSGGKLTINNVDDFKEFNLLVEAFKIMGLTINEMNFIYQVLAIILHLGNINFTSWKSEQANFTNDSPIDKICELLAIDKDLFVQNLLRPKVKAGREFITKSKKPNEVKFAIDAFAKYLYEKLFQFIITKINEKLDQSNTGNDNSNKNNDNNFFIGVLDIAGFEIFEINSFEQLCINYTNEKLQQFFNHHSFILEQSEYLRENINWEFIDFGQDLQPTIDLIETKQPMGILKLLDEECLMPKSSDASFMEKLSKNFSNTHKKFSENKFKNGFIIHHYAGKVEYNVENWLQKNTDPISESILNLLPDSQNELVAEMFINDPHINRPQTNGGGNSKLITASQKHKDQLKTLMDQLESTEPHFVRCILPNLEKRANKFDKNLVLGQLRCNGVLEGIRITRAGYPNRMMFDEFIQRYSIICDNELSSSQARTNCEIILKYVKLNPEDFKVGLTKIFFKNGILGKLEIIRDLALKNIFTDLQKVIRGNLTRLILKQKIKEIQSAQIISRTMVTLDEIKSNSPWMTLFFHVKPLLEDSVKVLDSKKLQENLQTLTVKLKDSEKLTKGLEMDNEKLREQMNTLQDEMINITSIAKEKDDKLSQLRLTENKSKHRIETLEIKLKDFEKQNQDLINEHEKLTRRSLELHDKHNEKVEELNSLNKLHDAAQSELSNLKQQLKEITKLKQDHSKELLKFKQMHDKSIEDSNEKMQRLESLNKKLKADLNSSKDEISNEHGKLQNEIIKLKELCSDYERKQKDSQRTIDSLQIQLKKDEDYKSKYDLKIEEAKEKVTLLKGKVEKKSQEIDQYKSEIKNLKTELASSNSKITQLDKSTKELAVLKSKESKYIEEMESTKQQLSKKIEEYSSIETDYNRLQIELKQMKQTNTEYGTRIAELNSQLSQVTEEAKSKEIEKENQPPNPQFMEEFTHMKLKVNEQTASLRKEKFENKKLSEELQMLKERIMNGSLTSMDLTPKRRSLAIGDKSMITNTVDSFNKEIENLKFQLQQEQGNFQRAENYAIELQKKLNKLLTTRGLNTNTDYEKKFYESQKRITQLESKIGKLLANSGGDYDDTDIDGNDDDWELRSSTGVGGGGGGGGSTSSSARNSLVKSESITAFHNMRGVSQDYIQIYQDITKTLKSTREELNASKTEILRLKALLRESEDELYQVKQENYKASVHDYEQDLAQLKVKHETLLSRNKDINESLEIYKKRSDEYYKKLELAESAIVISKRHEEQATKEMKESKSQLLLVREELRTSSILIKDFRIKVGNLEATIEEKNHQLDSNKEELKQLQDKLNYHLKNFENKELNEKLKEEIKNLNRDLDFKTDIETKLIKENKKLQLDYEDILLVKNNLQNEVEELILQEEKLQNKIDELTNTNRQLENEKLINERKIVNCTKQISGLKELVDEISIERDKLLKDKDILQNDLQNMTTKFDSTTTELKQAHGELDFLKKHLEIQREDSEAIKTELNQSKMSTSFDIRDQQKLRNELLVTKEENFSLSKTNKELNLKVSDLEDKLYSNEQLKYWESKVDTLSKALDGALNEKHESDKIIKDLQRTIKQLEIRVENESQLSKRYNDENFDYQNKINHYKSTIDIIHNENIEKDLQLKSIQRENIEMKESMLMLQKEVLELRERLQV
- a CDS encoding mitochondrial-processing peptidase (MPP) alpha subunit, mitochondrial precursor, putative (Similar to S. cerevisiae MAS2;~In S. cerevisiae: essential processing enzyme that cleaves the N-terminal targeting sequences from mitochondrially imported proteins); this encodes MLSKRTITKKLNKSISTALLSFPRYNHSITTTTTPASSQPHIELTTFANGLRLITDSTPGHFSAVGAYIDAGSRYEDPKAPGLSYLRDRLSWKSTEDFTGQQMLENLSKLGGNYMSSGQRESMIYQASVFNKDIDKMVGMIGQTIRYPTFSDQEFQEALQTAEYEVAELAYKSDLYLPEELHTVAYKENTLGLPLFIPQERIPLVSKSDIVNYNNKFFQPQNTVIAMVGVPHEYALKLIMENFGDWENKTTTKPNLGIKNYTGGEISLPYTPPLYANLPELYHIQIGFETTGLLNDDLYALATLQKLLGGGSSFSAGGPGKGMFSRLYTQVLNKYPFVENCMSFNHSYIDSGIFGITLSLVPEAAHVSSQIIAHELSQLLVIEESQGGMNSKEVQRAKNQLISSLLMNVESKLARLEDLGRQIQCQGKITTIDEMVDKINRLTIKDLQNVAEKVLTGNVITSNSGTSSGLPSIVMQGEREAFGDVEFILRKYGLGNFKGPEITEPRDFSNQNTKEKKSRWL
- the HYR3 gene encoding hyphally-regulated cell wall protein precursor, putative (this is more liklely to be HYR3 orthologue, since (a) it is the best BlastP hit on CGD web site, and (b) HYR3 is on C. albicans chromosome 5, whereas HYR1 is on chromosome 1), whose amino-acid sequence is MIPNLAVTLLLLANSILAVDITSNRVDHGTVQNINGNVRIHSGAYWSLIDNSLTTFTGGLQVDSDAGLYIKSNGPVLSLNVNLASLIDPVLNDGIISFDSRKSTSTSNYNIGGSSFTNNGEFYIASSGAGNSVSNLYARKWTNNGLIVASQNQRSSGLFSIGTAGQSITNDGQICLYNQVFRQNTKVEGSGCITADENSSIYISNALTPISQSQSFYLADSKSSLIVQAVSSNQTFNVYGFGEGNKIGLTLPLTGTASNLPYEYNTETGILTLRAGLLPQSFNIGTGYVTSLFSVVTDNGAGIPDAPKGAVTYSGPIPSRSIPDVCKQECKKVPDTPEDAPSSSSSAEPSSTAEPSSSAEPSSSAEPSSSAEPSSSAEPSSSAEPSSSAEPSSSAEPSSSAEPSSSTEPSSSAEPSSSAEPSSSAEPSSSAEPSSSAEPSSSAEPSSSAEESSSAEESSTAEPSSSTESGATSEYTTTWTTTNSDGSVETDSGIVDQSGSSLTTISTFPGDQTSEYTTTWTTTNSDGSVETDSGIVDQSGSSLTTISTFPGDQTSEYTTTWTTTNSDGSVETDSGIVDQSGSSLTTITTFPNDGTSEYTTTWTTTNPDGSVETDSGIVRQSGSSLTTISTFPGDQTSEYTTTWTTTNSDGSVETDSGIVRQSGSSSTTFTTFPHGSDAGKSTVYTKSTVTATITHCSENKCSEDVVTYFTTVPCSTEGVNTDAQPTDDSNKSTVYTKSTVTATVTHCKDSKCSEDVITYFTTVPCSTVAATTEAVATGDNSNEGSNNGSNNGSDHGSDHGSDNSSNNSSNNGSDHGSDNSSNNGSDHGSDNSSNSGSDHGSDNGSNNGSNNGSNNGSDNGSNNGSDHGSDNGSNNGSDNGSGNGPKPETTLAVVTSPGSTTGSTPSSGPTVAANENGSSNVSVGKTMLFGFLATVFVLFI